One Glycine max cultivar Williams 82 chromosome 6, Glycine_max_v4.0, whole genome shotgun sequence DNA segment encodes these proteins:
- the LOC100306675 gene encoding deSI-like protein At4g17486, whose translation MLRKLVSGPRKNKPGTVPVHLNVYDLTPINGYAYWLGLGVYHSGVQVHGLEYGFGAHEHDTTGIFEVQPKHCPGFTFRKSIFIGTTDLGPKDVRAFMEKLAQDYSGNTYHLISKNCNHFCNDVCLKLTGKSIPRWVNRLARLGLLCNCVLPPGLNDTKVSQAASDRVQEGEKRKIRSQSCRYEGSSNPSSSQRSAIKSSSSQRHCHPPSSSLINAASASTLTVK comes from the exons ATGCTGCGCAAGCTTGTGTCAGGGCCACGCAAGAACAAGCCTGGCACAGTTCCCGTTCACCTCAACGTCTATGATCTCACCCCAATCAACGGCTATGCCTATTGGCTTGGCCTTGGAGTCTACCATTCTGGGGTTCAAG TTCATGGATTGGAATATGGTTTTGGTGCGCACGAGCACGACACAACGGGGATTTTCGAAGTCCAACCCAAACACTGCCCTGGGTTCACTTTCAGAAAGTCAATTTTCATCGGAACAACAGATCTGGGTCCGAAGGATGTTCGAGCATTCATGGAGAAGCTGGCTCAGGATTACTCCGGCAACACCTATCATCTCATTTCCAAGAATTGCAACCATTTCTGTAACGATGTTTGTCTCAAATTGACCGGAAAGTCAATCCCTCGTTGGGTCAACCGGCTTGCTCGACTTG GTCTTCTGTGCAACTGTGTTCTCCCACCTGGCCTAAATGACACAAAGGTTTCACAAGCTGCATCAGACAGGGTTCAAGAAGGtgaaaagaggaaaataagAAGCCAGTCCTGCAGGTACGAGGGTTCCTCCAATCCTTCATCGTCGCAACGTTCAGCAATTAAAAGTAGTAGTAGCCAAAGGCATTGCCATCCTCCATCTTCATCTTTGATTAATGCTGCTTCAGCTTCAACCTTAACAGTGAAGTAA